In Phaseolus vulgaris cultivar G19833 chromosome 10, P. vulgaris v2.0, whole genome shotgun sequence, a single genomic region encodes these proteins:
- the LOC137818224 gene encoding uncharacterized protein, whose amino-acid sequence MPTNNIQPSNGLLKPAEDMGFSLEFVKSSSEQHSSSKTAKECPVLRHSKRSLKEGDKLKSKSGVGAHCSDLKQKTMLDAGGKIQNSETVRKRATERDELVKHMSNLPGYLQRANRVENIKEKAFNVGVLDWSRLEKWKQKHIPVLASNFLSFNSSESSSRAANKPSTSVGSKGKFKEEKSLTSSGNRPSYRESESAKIPYDVKRFESSRSVIKSTGDEKTMIPRVFESSGKTHSDISLGKEKMNDYSKRNSGVNFFASNTRLHGISSVPNENANDRVDGDKQNMEGLQERNHKKKERNHKSSFDMGLPSIKSKGKGVSTSCKNVSSSNSETRKKVNQLQESDFDIGRKHFHSKPSNIVLLCPQEIPQSSSAEDFQLSESRLSSDENFSESTKSSLSYISLPEEVYTEDGCSKISQSGALRSAVEISPPMETMQHSISTDHCIDRSSIMSETPSSIMNKMSSLQCAGASFEKDILDAKLRDECAFNNFKESLDQETAELTAQEEMNPSHSRRFSFSLSRIGRSFSFKEGPTLPQYGSMHVSAKSGPVTPQSSIRWDNPSKDKANNSHNRNRSSPLRRLLDPILKLKASDKHHSAQSGQTLEGSVNSRFRTVGVNESLLLSEKSKGSRVQGLLQLTIKNGVPLFKFVLNNDRKIFAATRNSLTSLDKGDLGFCFTFYQVNEIKKKSGGWISHGNKEKNCGYAYNVIAQMKSSKLTESGDQHPDKKLMVKEYVLVGVEVGHTDQRPPKFVKSAELAAVVITTSCENSNRGLHDDNYLLKKGCSKCLADESCLCNSGQNDASDCTTVILPGGIHASPNKGEPTPLIYRWKSRGSCDCGGWDIGCKLLVLSNPKQYSSIPKSCQPYQDRFQLFVEEGAEQDKPVFTLLPLKDSFYSVEFDSIISHLQAFFISVAAINCQKLPGILEIDDMHEEILKEASSENNSKLQKAPLKYAPMPPLSPVGRV is encoded by the exons ATGCCAACCAATAATATACAGCCAAGTAATGGATTGTTGAAACCTGCTGAGGACATGGGATTTAGTTTGGAGTTCGTAAAGAGCAGCTCAGAACAGCATAGCAGTTCAAAGACAGCAAAAGAATGTCCCGTATTGCGCCATTCGAAACGAAGTCTGAAGGAAGGTGATAAGTTGAAGTCAAAGAGTGGTGTTGGTGCACACTGCAGTGATCTCAAACAAAAGACCATGCTAGATGCAGGAGGCAAGATTCAGAACTCAGAAACTGTGAGGAAAAGGGCAACTGAAAGAGATGAACTTGTCAAGCACATGTCTAATTTACCAGGTTATCTCCAGCGTGCCAATAGAGTAGAAAACATTAAAGAGAAAGCTTTTAATGTTGGTGTTCTAGATTGGTCTCGACTTGAGAAGTGGAAGCAGAAGCATATCCCAGTACTAGCTAGTAATTTCTTATCATTCAACAGCAGCGAATCGTCGTCAAGAGCAGCCAACAAACCATCAACCAGTGTTGGCAGCAAGGGAAAATTCAAAGAAGAGAAAAGTTTGACTTCTTCAGGCAACAGGCCATCTTATAGGGAATCTGAAAGTGCCAAAATTCCTTATGATGTGAAACGATTTGAATCTTCCAGAAGTGTAATTAAGAGCACTGGAGACGAGAAGACAATGATACCCCGGGTGTTTGAGTCCTCTGGCAAAACTCACTCAGATATTTCACTTGGAAAGGAGAAGATGAATGACTATAGTAAAAGGAATTCAGGAGTCAATTTTTTTGCATCAAACACAAGGCTCCATGGAATCTCATCGGTCCCTAATGAAAATGCAAATGATAGGGTTGATGGAGATAAGCAGAACATGGAGGGTTTGCAAGAGCGTAATcacaagaaaaaagaaagaaatcatAAGTCTAGTTTTGATATGGGACTGCCATCAATCAAGTCAAAAGGCAAAGGGGTCTCAACCAGTTGTAAGAATGTGAGTTCCAGCAATAGTGAAACCAGAAAAAAGGTAAATCAGTTGCAGGAATCAGATTTTGACATTGGTCGTAAACACTTCCATAGCAAGCCTAGTAATATTGTGCTGCTTTGTCCCCAAGAAATTCCCCAGTCAAGTTCTGCAGAGGATTTTCAGCTTTCTGAATCTAGATTGTCATCAGATGAAAACTTTTCAGAATCAACCAAAAGTAGTTTGTCATATATTTCCCTTCCTGAGGAGGTTTATACTGAAGATGGATGTTCCAAAATCTCACAGTCAGGGGCACTGCGTTCTGCAGTTGAGATTTCTCCTCCTATGGAAACAATGCAACACAGCATTAGTACTGACCACTGCATAGACCGCTCGTCTATTATGTCTGAGACACCATCTTCCATAATGAATAAGATGTCTAGTTTGCAATGTGCAGGTGCTAGCTTTGAAAAGGATATTTTAGATGCTAAGCTGAGAGATGAGTGTGCTTTCAATAATTTCAAGGAATCACTGGACCAAGAAACTGCTGAACTGACAGCTCAGGAGGAAATGAATCCATCCCATAGTCGTCGGTTTAGTTTCAGCCTAAGTCGAATTGGAAGAAGTTTCAGTTTTAAAGAGGGGCCAACACTTCCACAATATGGTTCCATGCATGTCAGTGCAAAGTCTGGTCCTGTGACCCCTCAATCTTCTATACGTTGGGACAATCCAAGCAAAGACAAGGCTAATAATAGTCATAACAGAAATCGATCCAGCCCCTTGCGGAGGTTGCTGGACCCTATATTGAAGCTCAAGGCTTCAGACAAACACCATTCAGCTCAAAGTGGTCAGACACTAGAGGGAAGCGTGAATTCAAGGTTCAGGACTGTTGGTGTCAATGAATCACTGCTTCTTTCCGAAAAGAGCAAAGGATCACGAGTTCAAGGCCTCTTGCAGCTTACAATAAAAAACGGTGTGcctttgtttaaatttgtgCTCAACAATGATAGAAAGATTTTTGCTGCTACCAGGAATAGTTTAACATCACTGGATAAGGGCGATTTAGGCTTCTGTTTCACGTTCTACCAAGTTaatgaaattaagaaaaagagTGGTGGGTGGATCAGTCAtggaaacaaagaaaaaaactgTGGCTATGCGTACAATGTTATTGCTCAGATGAAAAGCTCTAAACTCACAGAATCAGGCGATCAGCACCCTGATAAAAAGCTTATGGTTAAAGAATATGTTCTAGTGGGTGTGGAAGTTGGCCATACAGATCAAAGACCACCAAAGTTCGTCAAGAGCGCAGAGCTTGCAGCTGTTGTTATCACGACCTCATGTGAAAATAGCAATAGAGGACTGCATGATGATAATTACTTGCTGAAGAAAGGATGCTCAAAGTGCTTGGCAGATGAAAGTTGCCTGTGCAATTCAGGACAAAATGATGCCTCTGATTGCACTACAGTTATACTTCCAGGTGGTATACATGCTTCACCAAATAAAGGTGAACCAACCCCATTGATCTACCGATGGAAATCCAGAGGTTCATGTGATTGTGGCGGTTGGGACATTGGTTGTAAGCTGCTTGTGCTCTCTAACCCGAAGCAGTATTCAAGTATTCCAAAGAGCTGTCAACCTTACCAAGATCGTTTTCAACTTTTTGTTGAG GAAGGAGCTGAGCAAGACAAACCAGTTTTCACTTTGTTGCCTCTGAAGGACAGTTTCTACTCGGTTGAATTCGACTCAATAATCTCTCACTTACAGGCATTTTTCATCTCAGTTGCGGCTATAAACTGCCAGAAACTACCAGGTATTTTGGAAATAGATGACATGCATGAGGAAATCCTTAAGGAAGCCAGTTCCGAGAACAACAGCAAACTTCAGAAAGCACCTTTAAAATATGCTCCAATGCCACCATTATCCCCTGTTGGTAGAGTTTAA